The genome window CGAAATGAATGATGATGTAACGTCAGTGCCATTTACTTTATCTGGAATAGGATCAGGAAGTAATAATTTTGCTGCTACTATATACGTCGACTGGAATGAAGATGGTGATTTTGATGATGCGGGAGAAGCTTATTTCAATACAACAGCAACAATGTTGGTGTCAAATGTTGTAACAGGTGGTGTAATTAATTTAAAAGGAGATTTAGTTATTCCAACAGGTGTTAAAGCCGGAGACAAGAGAATGAGAGTGAAGTATAATTTCACAAATACTTCTGTTATTCATAATGCTCTTTCTACTGCTTGTTCAGATATTGGAAATGGTCAAGTAGAAGAGTATACAATTAATGTAAAATCTACTGCACTTACATATTGTGATGCTCAAGCGACTTCTACAAGTAATAGTTTTGAAAGAATTGTTAATGTTAAATTCGCGGATATAGATAATGCTTCGACAGCTTTATATAATAATAACGGATACGAAGATTTCACTAATATTGTAGGGAATGTTCAAACTAATAATAAATACCCAATTGAGGTTAAGATTTCTAATTTCTATGGTGATAAAACAAGTGTTTGGATAGATTATAATCAAGATGGAGTGTTTACAGACAACGAAAAAACAAATATGACTGTAAATGCAGCTACATCAACTGGGGTTGTGAAAATTCCTTCTGATGCAAAATTAGGAAAAACTCGTATGAGAGTTAGAACAACATATTCTACAGATCCTCAGCCATGTGGAAACACTACATATGGTCAAGTCGAAGATTATACAATTGATATAAAAGAAGGGGTAGCAACACTTCCTGATTGTGTTACAATTACAGCTCCAATAAAAGATGCAGTTGATGTAATGACAACTACTAAAATCACTTGGAATACTATTGATAATGCAGATAAATATAAAGTATATATAGGAACTGCTTCTGGAACTTACGATATAGAAGATGGTAAAGAAGTTACAGAAACAAGTTATAATGTTTCTTTATCTGCCAATACAAAATATTTTGTAAAAGTGGTAGCTTCAAATGAAACGGGTGATGCAACAGGATGTGAAGAGATTTCATTCACAACAGCTGCTAACTACACTTACTGTAACAACGGAATTAATATGATTTGTAACGATGGTGATGTTATTGAAAATGTAACATTTGCAGGAGTTAATAAAGATTCTAGTTGTAGCGGAGCAACAGGTTATTCTGATTTCACATCATTGGTTGCAGAAGTGTCTACTGGAGGAACTTATCCTATTTCTGTAAAAGTTGGACCTTCAGGTGATGGTTGGTTATATGAATCTGTAGGTGTGTGGATTGATTTTAACCAGAATGGTACTTTTGAAGAAAATGAGTATACATACGTAGGAACAGGACTTGCTGAAGTTCTTACTAAAGATGTAATTATTCCTGCTGATGCAAAATTAGGAAAAACAAGAATGAGAGTTGTATTATCTGCATCAAAAGCAGATGCTTTTGGTCATCATTTCGCTTGCGGACCAAATAATGCAAACGAGGCATATGGTGAGATGGAAGATTATACTGTTAATGTAGGAAAATTAGGCGTGTCAGACATGAGTAAAACTACGATATCAATATATCCTAATCCATTCAAAGATGTGTTAAGAATCTCTGATGTTAAAGATGCTGTTTCTATTGTTGTTACTGATCTTTCTGGAAGAACATTAGCAAATATGAAACCAGCTACAGAGCTTAATTTATCAGCACTTAGCAAAGGTGTTTATATTGTAACAATTAAATATGCTGATGGAAGTACTAAGACAACAAAAGTTGTTAAAAACTAACTTTAGATATTAATTTTAATAACAAACGCCACCCAATTTGGGTGGCGTTTTTTTGATATAATTCTAATCGTTTATAAATTAATTAAACCCTGAATTTGAAATTTTATTTAGTGATAAACCTAATTGTAATAAAACATATAAACATTATATAATTCAGCTTAGAATCTAAACTTTTAAAGGAAAAGGATACTAACTTTATTTATCTTTTTTATTAATCTACTTTATTAGGTTAAATGCTGATTATTAATTGTTTGTTAGTGTGCCTAATAAATGTGGAAGATTTATAAATGTGATAATCAAAGTTTGTTAAATTAGGATTTGATATAGTTGAAAATTATAGATATCAACTAAAATATTTGATTAGTATAAATAATAAATGTATTTCTAAAATGATGAAATAAAAAAAGCTTCCTTATGAAGCTTTTTTTATTATTGAGCTTATTATGCTCTAATTTTTGTTTTCAAATTAATTCGTTGTCCAACTCTTGGCTGTTCACCTGGTTCCATACGATTTAGCTTGTATAAATTGTTAACTTTCACACCAAAACGTTGCGAAATCGTGTACATATCGTCACCTTCTTGCACTTTGTACGAATAATCAGAACCTTTTGTTTTCTTTTTTCCGAAGAATACAATTTGTCCATCTTTCAATTTAGAACCCATTTGTATTTCATTGAAATTCGCAATATCCGAAGGAACTTTGTTGTACGTTTTAGAAATTGTCGCAATTGTTTCTCCCGCTTGCGCAACGATATAAGGAATATTATTTTTATGATTTTTGATGCGCGTTGTCGGAGTTTGCGTACGAGTTTCGTAAGTAATCGTTTTAGCGTTATTTACAATTGGCTCACTCTCTACAACATTATCTTTTGGTTGATAAGACGCTAATGCGACTTCTTCTTTGATGGTTTTAGGCTCTTTTTTCGTTTTAGATTTTGACGAATTATTTGCCAACATCATATCATCTTGATTGTTGTATAACGTATACAATTTTGCATAAACTTCTTCTGGAGAAATCTTATCAAATTGATCTAAATTATATTTTTCAATTCTCGAAATTAATTTTGAAGCATATTTTGGATCAGTTGCATAGCCAGATTTTTTCAGACCATTTGCCCAAGCATTATAATCTGTCGGATCTAAAATAAACAAAGCTTTGTAATATGGTCTTAACGCTAAAAATTTAGAATGATC of Empedobacter falsenii contains these proteins:
- a CDS encoding GEVED domain-containing protein codes for the protein MKKILLLCGMALGIGANAQVSVKEGFEGTLPSTWVGAGGYTPANYTGVYNNAGCTGADRAWGAALVGTAASGKTATLTYTKPAAMVTNGKQVDISFDYVIEDFLQNNVGELKGDILVQYSTASTGTTFTTVSTIPYSGTTGECVHVTASIADGIVNGANFRFRISVTSSSANNTNGALVFLDNISILQKVDALPSCTTLSTPVDGATGVFVRPTFTWGIAANAHAYKLYLGSVSANYNAINGEELSSGYMLPAAQALAANTKYFAKIVATNSLGDAVGCVETTFTTGENALAPYCGPIITTIPAQMFPIKSFKFGDVEKISDETATTFGAFEAHQNFTTTKFEMNDDVTSVPFTLSGIGSGSNNFAATIYVDWNEDGDFDDAGEAYFNTTATMLVSNVVTGGVINLKGDLVIPTGVKAGDKRMRVKYNFTNTSVIHNALSTACSDIGNGQVEEYTINVKSTALTYCDAQATSTSNSFERIVNVKFADIDNASTALYNNNGYEDFTNIVGNVQTNNKYPIEVKISNFYGDKTSVWIDYNQDGVFTDNEKTNMTVNAATSTGVVKIPSDAKLGKTRMRVRTTYSTDPQPCGNTTYGQVEDYTIDIKEGVATLPDCVTITAPIKDAVDVMTTTKITWNTIDNADKYKVYIGTASGTYDIEDGKEVTETSYNVSLSANTKYFVKVVASNETGDATGCEEISFTTAANYTYCNNGINMICNDGDVIENVTFAGVNKDSSCSGATGYSDFTSLVAEVSTGGTYPISVKVGPSGDGWLYESVGVWIDFNQNGTFEENEYTYVGTGLAEVLTKDVIIPADAKLGKTRMRVVLSASKADAFGHHFACGPNNANEAYGEMEDYTVNVGKLGVSDMSKTTISIYPNPFKDVLRISDVKDAVSIVVTDLSGRTLANMKPATELNLSALSKGVYIVTIKYADGSTKTTKVVKN
- a CDS encoding glucosaminidase domain-containing protein, yielding MKKLLYVFSLVLTISAQAQESRDITYIRKHAILAVEEMQLYKVPASITLAQGLLETGGGQSKLADQANNHFGIKCKGPEEWSLDKPRIYHDDDAKGECFRKYSSVEESYRDHSKFLALRPYYKALFILDPTDYNAWANGLKKSGYATDPKYASKLISRIEKYNLDQFDKISPEEVYAKLYTLYNNQDDMMLANNSSKSKTKKEPKTIKEEVALASYQPKDNVVESEPIVNNAKTITYETRTQTPTTRIKNHKNNIPYIVAQAGETIATISKTYNKVPSDIANFNEIQMGSKLKDGQIVFFGKKKTKGSDYSYKVQEGDDMYTISQRFGVKVNNLYKLNRMEPGEQPRVGQRINLKTKIRA